A single Diceros bicornis minor isolate mBicDic1 chromosome 7, mDicBic1.mat.cur, whole genome shotgun sequence DNA region contains:
- the LOC131408707 gene encoding olfactory receptor 51I2-like — translation MIPSQSYGNISFFQPPAFLMLGISGLEAILGWISIPFSAMYPAALTGNGLILLAVKRTPNLQQPMYYFLSMLAFNNVGLTLSTLPTTLAGLWFDHRLIGFNACLVQMFFLHSFSVVESSVLLAMSFDHFVAISNPLRYAAVLTNNVIIRIRLAIVAHAPLCLFPVPFFIKGLNFCLDNNFLSHSFCFHPDVMRKACADIIININYGLYVVVSTGGIDPLLIVLSYTLILHIVMGLASPQECIRALNTCVSHILVVFVFFIPSITMSMTHRFGRHQPHIVRVLVAYVYLMVPLLLNPIIYNVKSKPIREAMFRVLRGKVQG, via the coding sequence ATGATCCCTTCCCAGTCCTATGGCAACATCTCCTTCTTCCAGCCACCTGCTTTCCTGATGCTTGGAATCTCAGGGCTGGAGGCCATTCTTGGCTGGATCTCCATCCCCTTCTCTGCCATGTACCCTGCAGCCCTCACTGGAAATGGCTTGATCCTCTTGGCTGTGAAAAGGACTCCCAACTTGCAGCAGCCCATGTACTACTTCCTGTCTATGCTGGCCTTCAACAATGTGGGCCTCACCTTGTCCACACTGCCCACCACCCTGgctgggctgtggtttgaccatcGGCTCATCGGCTTCAATGCCTGCTTGGTCCAGATGTTCTTCCTCCACTCCTTCTCTGTGGTGGAGTCCTCAGTGCTACTGGCCATGTCGTTTGACCACTTTGTGGCCATCTCCAACCCCCTGCGCTATGCAGCTGTCCTCACAAATAATGTCATCATCAGGATTAGGCTGGCGATTGTGGCCCATGCTCCCTTGTGCCTCTTCCCTGTGCCATTTTTTATTAAGGGCCTAAACTTCTGCCTTGACAATAACTTCCTGTCCCACTCATTCTGTTTCCACCCTGACGTGATGAGAAAAGCCTGTGCCGACATAATCATCAATATAAACTATGGGCTCTATGTGGTTGTGTCCACTGGAGGCATAGACCCCCTGCTCATTGTCTTATCCTACACTCTCATCCTGCACATTGTCATGGGACTGGCTTCTCCCCAGGAGTGTATCCGGGCCCTCAACACCTGTGTCTCCCACATCCTGGTGGTCTTTGTCTTCTTTATTCCAAGTATCACCATGTCCATGACCCACCGTTTTGGAAGGCACCAGCCTCACATTGTACGTGTTCTTGTTGCCTATGTGTACTTAATGGTGCCCCTCCTGCTCAACCCCATCATCTACAATGTCAAATCCAAGCCCATCAGGGAGGCGATGTTCAGGGTGCTGAGAGGGAAAGTCCAAGGCTGA
- the LOC131408706 gene encoding olfactory receptor 51D1: protein MMFLVFPFIDSGLGMQKPQLLVPVMATPNRTLVHPAYFLLVGIPGLGPDVHFWLAFPLCFMYVLATLGNLAIVLIIRVERRLHEPVYILLAMLSTIDLVLSSVTMPKMASLFLTGIQEIEFNVCLAQMFLIHALSAMESAILLAMAFDRFVAICHPLRHASVLTGPTVAKIGLAALTRGFIFFFPLPFILKRLSYCQTHTVKHSFCLHQDIMKLSCTDTTVNVVYGLFVILSVMGVDSLFVGFSYILILRVVLELSSQGAALKAFNTCISHLCAVLVFYVPLIGLSVVHRLSGPTSLLHVIMANIYLLLPPVVNPIVYGARTKEIRSRVLHMFSQHSR from the coding sequence ATGAtgtttcttgtttttcctttcataGACTCTGGACTTGGGATGCAGAAGCCTCAGCTCTTGGTTCCTGTCATGGCCACTCCAAATAGAACTCTAGTCCACCCAGCATACTTCCTGCTGGTGGGCATCCCTGGCCTGGGGCCTGATGTACACTTCTGGCTGGCTTTCCCACTGTGTTTTATGTATGTCCTGGCCACACTGGGCAACTTGGCCATTGTCCTCATCATCCGCGTGGAAAGGCGCCTGCATGAGCCTGTGTACATCTTGCTGGCCATGCTTTCCACCATTGATCTAGTCCTCTCCTCCGTCACCATGCCCAAGATGGCCAGCCTCTTCCTGACCGGCATCCAGGAGATTGAGTTCAATGTTTGTCTGGCCCAGATGTTCCTTATCCATGCTCTGTCAGCCATGGAGTCAGCTATCCTGCTGGCCATGGCTTTTGACCGATTTGTGGCCATCTGCCACCCGTTACGGCATGCTTCTGTGCTCACAGGGCCTACTGTTGCCAAGATCGGACTAGCTGCCTTGACCAGGGGATTTATATTCTTCTTCCCACTGCCCTTCATCCTGAAGCGATTGTCATACTGCCAAACACATACTGTCAAACACTCCTTCTGTCTGCACCAAGACATTATGAAGCTCTCCTGTACTGACACCACGGTCAATGTAGTGTATGGACTTTTCGTCATCCTTTCAGTCATGGGTGTCGACTCCCTCTTCGTTGGTTTCTCCTACATCCTCATCCTGAGGGTTGTGTTGGAGCTGTCCTCTCAGGGGGCAGCACTCAAGGCTTTCAATACTTGCATCTCCCATCTCTGTGCTGTGTTGGTCTTCTATGTGCCCCTCATTGGGCTCTCAGTGGTGCACAGGCTGAGTGGCCCTACCTCCCTACTCCATGTGATTATGGCTAATATTTATCTATTACTACCACCTGTGGTTAACCCTATTGTCTATGGAGCCAGAACCAAGGAGATCCGTTCACGGGTCCTCCATATGTTCTCACAGCATAGCAGGTAA
- the LOC131408710 gene encoding olfactory receptor 51E1 produces the protein MVVPNGNESSATYFILIGLPGLEEAQFWLAFPLCSLYLIAVLGNLTIIYIVRTEHSLHEPMYIFLSMLSGLDILISTSSMPKMMAIFWFNSTTIQFDACMLQMFAIHSLSGMESTVLLAMAFDRYVAICHPLRHATVLTLPRVTKIGMAAVVRGAALMAPLPVFIKQLPFCHSNILSHSYCLHQDVMKLACADIHVNIIYGLIVIISAIGLDSLLISLSYLLILKTVLGLTREAQAKAFGTCVSHVCAVFIFYVPFIGLSMVHRYGEQHDSLLLVMMGNTYLLVPPVLNPIVYGVKTKEIRQRIIRLFHVTTHTSDP, from the coding sequence ATGGTGGTCCCCAATGGCAATGAATCCAGTGCCACATATTTCATTCTAATAGGCCTCCCAGGCTTGGAAGAAGCTCAGTTCTGGTTGGCCTTCCCGTTGTGCTCCCTCTACCTTATTGCTGTGCTAGGTAACTTGACGATCATCTACATTGTGCGGACCGAGCACAGCCTACATGAACCCATGTATATATTTCTGTCTATGCTTTCTGGCCTTGACATCCTCATCTCCACCTCATCTATGCCCAAAATGATGGCCATCTTCTGGTTCAATTCCACTACCATCCAGTTTGATGCTTGTATGCTGCAGATGTTTGCCATCCACTCCTTATCTGGCATGGAGTCCACGGTACTGCTGGCCATGGCCTTTGACCGCTATGTTGCCATCTGCCACCCACTACGCCATGCCACTGTGCTAACATTGCCTCGTGTTACCAAGATTGGCATGGCTGCTGTGGTACGGGGTGCTGCACTTATGGCACCCCTTCCTGTCTTCATCAAACAGCTGCCTTTCTGCCATTCCAATATCCTTTCCCATTCCTACTGCCTACACCAAGATGTCATGAAGCTGGCTTGTGCTGACATCCATGTCAATATCATCTATGGCCTCATTGTCATCATCTCTGCCATTGGCCTGGACTCACTTCTCATCTCCTTGTCATATCTGCTTATCCTCAAGACTGTGTTGGGCTTGACACGTGAAGCCCAGGCAAAGGCATTTGGCACTTGTGTCTCTCATGTGTGTGCTGTTTTCATATTCTATGTACCATTCATTGGATTGTCTATGGTGCACCGCTATGGCGAGCAGCATGACTCCCTCCTGCTCGTCATGATGGGCAACACTTACCTGCTTGTTCCTCCTGTGCTCAACCCTATCGTCTATGGAGTGAAGACAAAGGAGATCCGGCAGCGTATCATACGTCTTTTCCATGTGACCACACACACTTCAgatccctag